One segment of Plasmodium relictum strain SGS1 genome assembly, chromosome: 3 DNA contains the following:
- a CDS encoding dynactin subunit 5, putative: MAKKREGVMGLTNLISDSYLESFNTATFQKAVKFNRSDYILTASGNKVCKDSILCGMKNIHMLGKSIIKNSAILRGDLSNLYFGKYVIIGSKTLICPCFINKKENIDNNYNNSSYKSERSKSNDSSYVTVTIGDHVYIGNDCIVKAAFIGNNVYIGNNCVIGERVVIKDNVIIKDNTFIPNDTIISPFSKYAGCPAKFIKELPESAEIFLKDIPYFHYKNFTPDSKE, encoded by the coding sequence atggcTAAAAAAAGAGAGGGAGTAATGGGATTGACAAACTTAATTAGTGACAGCTATTTAGAATCTTTTAATACAGCTACATTTCAGAAAGCTGTAAAATTTAATCGATCAGATTATATATTAACAGCTTCAGGAAATAAAGTATGTAAAGATTCTATTTTGTGTGgaatgaaaaatattcatatgcTAGGAAAATCAATTATAAAGAATTCAGCTATATTAAGAGGTGATTTaagtaatttatattttggaaaatatgttattattGGATCAAAAACACTTATATGCCCTTGTTTCATAAACAAAAAGGAGaatattgataataattataataacagTAGTTATAAAAGTGAAAGAAGCAAATCAAATGATAGTTCATATGTAACAGTAACTATTGGTGATCATGTGTATATTGGAAATGATTGTATAGTTAAAGCAGCATTTATAGGAAATAATGTTTACATAGGAAACAACTGTGTTATTGGAGAAAGAGTTGTAATAAAAGATAACGTAATTATTAAAGATAATACTTTTATTCCTAATGACACTATTATATCTCCTTTTTCAAAATATGCTGGATGTCCtgcaaaatttataaaagaattacCTGAATCTgctgaaatatttttaaaagacaTTCCATACtttcattataaaaatttcacACCTGATTCTAAAGAGTGA
- a CDS encoding metallo-hydrolase/oxidoreductase, putative — MFFFMYIVISFFFKFSLIHNLVNKRPYGYLLNSKNNFVYILNKKKENNVIIKKKSSYLFKIKINNLKYTKNSDKEELNELDKENLVNKIKNGVDKLLFVNRNIIEIHEDEQKELCEYYTSDIKKKKKITVDKWEEEVDKLIENIEYKLHSESVRTYDKLIRNIIYNNAVSLKDNYLVKDYIDKIFHKYINLFLLNEFENSHKEHERDEKCDEEENKENKIGNKNENNKNYDNYIILNEKLKDNNMNKENAQFHIKNEINESVHHHIVNNKSKKDIEKGIEDAMRIIIKKLILFKKILVRLINKYKIEMTDIYIDTRTYDIKLKRSTFEDNNKKKSDWKLIFLGTGSMYPSTSRGTSSFIFQTTKKKFNEAFLFDCGENTFISLQKANIKVSKIKNIFITHLHGDHCLGLISVLTMLRNVDKINIYGPEGIYRFLKNNLNSTYSKRIAKFCVYELKLSNKNYDSLNSNTLKNRNNLEYIYKNDKNVYSILKNDFLEINGFSIKHTVPTIGYIIKELNVKNKFNASYIDELIKNNYDQLKQCKNLEYDPYKIYENIIRKMNSNDVFILPDKTKLTFNNAYKEIYKERKIVICQDTCDASSLEDFAKDADILIHESTNSLVDLTNKVSSDFAFEDDYNIQITDYPRKDEIQGKDNINSILDKKEHLHEQENEYISNGENNDKKENVTEDIEKKCLCENEVNKMDKKKEVDSPYEERSILVTNEEKKVSMKKDLLKKKIDNEYFIKSYNKIISERGHSTANMAGTFAKKINAKKLILTHFSQRYIGDNKLKNIIVVRNIENEALESFQGNNKNSEHEESKEFKINKEKRENTENEENIMRNNIYKDKNYINSTDNKCDNNDFYDKEVVAAYDGLIVYIPPQQKK; from the coding sequence atgtttttttttatgtatattgttatatcttttttttttaaattttcattgaTACATAAtttagttaataaaagaCCATATGGTTATTTGTTAAATAGTAAGAataattttgtatatatattaaacaaaaaaaaagagaataacgtaattataaagaagaaatcatcatatctttttaaaataaaaattaataatttaaaatatacaaaaaatagtgacaaagaagaattaaatgAGCTAGATAAGGAAAATCTagtgaataaaataaaaaatggagttgataaattattatttgtaaatagaaatataattGAAATACATGAAGATGAACAAAAGGAATTATGCGAATACTATACAtctgatattaaaaaaaaaaaaaaaataactgtTGATAAATGGGAAGAAGAAGTTGataaattaatagaaaatatagaaTATAAATTACATTCAGAAAGTGTAAGAACATATGATAAACtaataagaaatataatttataataatgcAGTTAGtttaaaagataattatTTAGTTAAGGATTatatagataaaatatttcataaatacataaatttatttttgttaaatgaATTTGAAAATAGCCACAAAGAACATGAAAGAGATGAAAAATGTGATGaggaagaaaataaagaaaataaaattggtaataaaaatgaaaacaataaaaattacgataattatataattttaaatgaaaaactaaaggataataatatgaataaagaaaatgctcaatttcatataaaaaacgAAATTAATGAATCAGTACATCATCATatagttaataataaatcaaaaaaagatatagaaAAAGGAATTGAAGACGCAATGAGGAttattataaagaaattaattttatttaaaaaaattctagtacgtttaataaataaatataaaattgaaatgacagatatatatattgatacACGGACGtatgatataaaattaaaaagaagtACTTttgaagataataataaaaaaaaaagcgaCTGGAAGTTGATATTTTTGGGAACAGGGTCAATGTATCCATCAACAAGTAGAGGTACgtcatcttttatttttcaaacaacaaaaaaaaaatttaatgaagcttttttatttgattgtGGTGAAAATACCTTTATATCACTGCAAAAAGCAAATATAAAAgttagtaaaataaaaaacatttttattacacATTTACATGGTGATCATTGTCTTGGTCTGATTTCAGTCTTAACCATGCTGAGAAAtgttgataaaataaatatatatggcCCAGAAGGAATATAtagatttttaaaaaataatttgaattCTACTTATTCAAAAAGAATTGCAAAATTTTGCGtatatgaattaaaattgagcaataaaaattatgattcaTTGAACAgtaatactttaaaaaatagaaataatttagaatatatatataaaaatgacaAAAACGTTTattctatattaaaaaatgattttttagaaataaatGGATTTTCTATTAAGCATACAGTTCCAACTATTGgttatattattaaagaattgaatgtaaaaaataaatttaatgcTTCCTATATAGatgaattaattaaaaataattatgatcAACTGAAACAATGCAAAAATTTAGAATATGATCCTTATAAAATTTACGAAAATATTATAAGGAAAATGAATTCTAATGATGTGTTTATACTTCCTGATAAAACAAAGTTAACTTTTAATAATGCttataaagaaatttataaagaaaGGAAAATAGTAATTTGCCAAGATACTTGTGATGCATCTAGTTTAGAAGATTTTGCAAAAGATGCTGACATTTTAATTCATGAATCAACTAATAGTTTGGTTGATTTAACTAATAAGGTTTCATCTGATTTTGCATTTGAAGATGATTATAATATACAAATTACTGATTATCCCAGGAAAGATGAAATTCAGGgaaaagataatataaattctaTTTTAGATAAGAAAGAACATCTTCATGAACaagaaaatgaatatatttcaaatggtgaaaataatgataaaaaagaaaatgttaCAGAAGACATTGagaagaaatgtttatgcgaaaatgaagtaaataaaatggataaaaaaaaagaagttgATAGCCCCTATGAAGAAAGAAGCATTCTTGTtacaaatgaagaaaaaaaagtaagtATGAAAAaggatttattaaaaaaaaaaattgataatgaatattttataaaaagttataacaaaataatttCCGAAAGGGGGCATTCTACTGCTAATATGGCAGGAACTTTtgctaaaaaaataaatgcaaaaaaattaattttaacacATTTTTCTCAAAGATATATTGgtgataataaattaaaaaatattattgttgttagaaatattgaaaatgaaGCTCTAGAATCATTTCAgggtaataataaaaatagtgaACATGAAGAAAGtaaagaatttaaaataaataaagaaaaaagagaaaatacaGAAAacgaagaaaatataatgagaaataatatttataaagataaaaattatattaattctaCTGATAATAAATGTGATAACAATGATTTTTATGATAAAGAAGTTGTTGCTGCTTATGATGGTCTAATCGTATATATTCCTCCTCaacagaaaaaataa